Proteins found in one Fulvitalea axinellae genomic segment:
- a CDS encoding D-Ala-D-Ala carboxypeptidase family metallohydrolase produces MKKNISENVSYREAVKSETAIRHAIVNEPTEKALANMRRLAEEVFEPLRKRAGGPVAVTSFFRSPALNRRIGGSPTSQHCFGQAMDVDGHVYGGISNREIFHFILNHCEFDQLIWEFGDDIEPAWVHVSLREKGNRKQALRAVKVAGKTQYWALDKA; encoded by the coding sequence ATGAAGAAGAATATTAGCGAAAACGTGAGCTACCGGGAGGCCGTGAAGTCGGAAACGGCGATCAGGCACGCGATAGTGAACGAGCCTACGGAGAAGGCGCTGGCGAATATGCGCCGTTTGGCCGAGGAGGTGTTCGAACCGCTCAGGAAACGGGCCGGCGGTCCGGTGGCGGTGACGAGCTTTTTCCGCAGTCCGGCGCTTAACCGCCGTATCGGCGGGTCGCCGACGAGCCAGCACTGCTTTGGGCAGGCTATGGACGTGGACGGGCATGTGTACGGCGGTATCTCGAACAGGGAGATTTTCCACTTTATCCTGAACCACTGCGAGTTTGACCAATTGATTTGGGAATTCGGCGACGATATTGAGCCCGCCTGGGTGCATGTGTCGCTTCGGGAGAAGGGCAACCGCAAGCAGGCGCTTCGGGCCGTGAAGGTGGCCGGGAAAACGCAATATTGGGCTTTGGACAAGGCTTGA
- a CDS encoding DUF2586 family protein codes for MKPDVTFTLGNGALGGSDPSGDGVAGLVLSGTATDHIGLNEAKAVHSLAEAEALGLTGLALAEVREFYGQAGDGQELWLLLVSGETSLEDICDVTKDLAKKLLQASNGRVRIWGVNPERAESYTPTITEGLDPDVYAAMANAQALCEDLSGRHMPTRCILPGRAWDGDVSKLKDLKTASDNRVQITMHGAKDSAEAKVGFLLGLYSKIAVQRNIGRVASGDLGVDEAYLTDGATTAEAFVPKADTLHDKGYVFPLVRVGKAGYFYNDDPAATSNTDDYASFARGRVIDKVQRIAYGVYLDFVNDDYAVDRGGRISPGELKRLQGKIDDAVNQAMTANGEISAFGSYVDAGQDTLGTGKTEVRLSVLPRSYHKNIEVNLGFAKSLE; via the coding sequence ATGAAACCGGACGTAACATTTACGCTTGGGAACGGGGCCCTCGGGGGCTCCGACCCTTCGGGCGACGGCGTGGCCGGGCTGGTGCTTTCGGGTACGGCCACGGACCATATCGGTCTAAACGAGGCCAAGGCGGTACATAGCCTGGCGGAGGCCGAGGCCCTGGGCCTGACGGGCTTGGCGCTGGCGGAGGTCCGGGAATTTTACGGACAGGCCGGTGACGGCCAGGAGCTTTGGCTGTTGCTGGTGAGCGGGGAGACAAGTTTGGAGGACATTTGCGACGTGACCAAGGACTTGGCCAAAAAGCTGTTGCAGGCGTCGAACGGGCGGGTGCGGATCTGGGGCGTGAACCCCGAGAGGGCCGAGAGCTATACGCCGACGATAACGGAAGGGCTGGACCCGGACGTGTACGCGGCGATGGCCAATGCGCAGGCGCTTTGCGAGGACTTGTCGGGCAGGCATATGCCGACCCGGTGCATCCTTCCGGGCAGGGCTTGGGACGGCGACGTGAGCAAGCTGAAAGACCTGAAGACGGCGAGCGACAACCGGGTGCAGATAACGATGCACGGCGCCAAAGACAGCGCCGAAGCCAAAGTGGGGTTTCTGCTGGGGCTTTACTCCAAGATAGCCGTACAGCGGAATATAGGGCGCGTGGCTTCGGGCGACCTTGGCGTGGACGAGGCTTACCTTACCGACGGGGCGACCACGGCTGAGGCTTTTGTGCCCAAGGCGGACACGTTGCACGACAAGGGTTACGTGTTTCCGCTGGTGCGGGTGGGCAAGGCCGGGTACTTCTACAACGACGACCCCGCGGCCACTTCGAATACGGACGATTACGCCAGCTTCGCCAGAGGCAGGGTGATAGACAAGGTGCAGAGAATCGCCTACGGGGTCTACCTGGACTTTGTGAACGACGACTACGCCGTGGACCGCGGGGGCAGGATTTCGCCGGGCGAGCTGAAGCGCTTGCAGGGCAAAATCGACGACGCGGTGAACCAGGCTATGACCGCGAACGGCGAGATAAGCGCTTTCGGCAGTTATGTGGACGCCGGACAGGACACGCTGGGCACGGGCAAAACGGAGGTCCGTTTGTCGGTGTTGCCCAGGTCTTACCACAAGAACATAGAGGTTAATTTGGGATTCGCTAAAAGCCTGGAATAA